The Corallococcus silvisoli region TACGCCACGGATCTCTTCGAGGCCTCGACCGTGCAGCGCATGGCCGGCCACCTCGGCGTGCTGCTCGAGGCCATCGCCTCTCAGCCGGACGCGGCCCTCTCGCACCTCCCCCTCCTCACCGAGCCGGAGCGCCTGCAGCTCCTCGTCGACTGGAACGGCCCCCGCTCCTCCTTCCCTCGCGACCTCTGCCTCCACGACGCCTTCTGCGCCCAGGCCCTCCTCACCCCCGACGCCCTCGCCGTCGTCTGCGGTGACGAGCACCTCTCCTTCCGCCAGCTCGACTCCCGCTCCAACCAGCTCGCCCACCTCCTCCTCGAGCTCGGCGTCGGCCCGGACGTCCGCGTCGTCCTCTGCCTCGAGCGCTCCGTCCTCTCCCTCGTCGCCATCCTCGCCACCCTCAAGGCCGGCGGCGCCTACGTCCCCGTCGACCCCAGCTACCCTCGCGACTGGCTCGCTCACGTCCTCCACGACACCCGCGCCCCCGTCGTCCTCACCCAGCGCCACCTCCTCGACTCCCTCCCGCCCCACTCCGCCCACGACGTCTGCCTCGACTCTCCTCCCGAGTCCTTCTCCCTCCTCCCTCTCTCTCCCCCCGCCTCCTCCGTCTCACCCGACAACCTCGCCTACGTCATCTACACCTCTGGCAGCACAGGGCGCCCCAAGGGCGTCATGATTCAGCACCGCTCCGTCCTCAACCTCCGCGCCGCTCTCGCCTCCACCGTCCACGCCGGCGCTCTCCCCTCCGAGCGCGTCAGCGTCAACGCTCCTCTCTCCTTCGACGCCTCCGTCAAGCAGCTCATCCAAGTCCTCGACGGCCACACCCTCTGCATCGTCCCTGACGAAGCCCGCGCCGACGTCGCCGAGCTCCTCAAGCGCATCTCCCTCGACTCCCTCGACGTCCTCGACTGCTCCCCCGCTCACCTGCGCCTCCTCGTCGAAGAAGGCCTCCTCGAGCGCGACGCCATTCCCCGTCGCGTCCTCGTCGGCGGTGAAGCCGTCGACTCCGCCACCTGGCGTGCCCTCTCCCACCACCCGCGCCTGCGCGCCTTCAACGTCTACGGCCCCACCGAGTGCACCGTCGACGCCACCGTTTGCGCCTTCGACTCCTCCCCCTCGCCCACCATCGGCAGGCCCCTTCCCAACGTCCGCGTCTACGTCCTCGACTCCTCCCTCCACCCTGTCCCCGTCGGCGTCTCTGGTGAGCTCTTCATTGGCGGTGAGGGCGTCGCTCGCGGCTACCTCGGCCGTCCGGACCTCACCGCCGAGCGCTTCATCCCGGACTCCTTCTCCAGTGAGGCCGGCGCTCGCCTCTACCGCACCGGCGACGTCGCCCGCTGGCGTGCTGACGGCACCATCGACTACCTCGGCCGCGCCGACTTCCAGGTGAAGGTGCGCGGCTTCCGCATCGAGCTCGGTGAAATCGAGTCCACCCTCCTCGGCCACCCCCAGGTGCACGCCGCCGTCGTCCTCGCTCGTGAGGACTCCCCTGGAGACAAGCGCCTCGTCGCCTACCTCGTCCCCCACGACGGCCAGTCCCTCGAC contains the following coding sequences:
- a CDS encoding non-ribosomal peptide synthetase — its product is MAGHLGVLLEAIASQPDAALSHLPLLTEPERLQLLVDWNGPRSSFPRDLCLHDAFCAQALLTPDALAVVCGDEHLSFRQLDSRSNQLAHLLLELGVGPDVRVVLCLERSVLSLVAILATLKAGGAYVPVDPSYPRDWLAHVLHDTRAPVVLTQRHLLDSLPPHSAHDVCLDSPPESFSLLPLSPPASSVSPDNLAYVIYTSGSTGRPKGVMIQHRSVLNLRAALASTVHAGALPSERVSVNAPLSFDASVKQLIQVLDGHTLCIVPDEARADVAELLKRISLDSLDVLDCSPAHLRLLVEEGLLERDAIPRRVLVGGEAVDSATWRALSHHPRLRAFNVYGPTECTVDATVCAFDSSPSPTIGRPLPNVRVYVLDSSLHPVPVGVSGELFIGGEGVARGYLGRPDLTAERFIPDSFSSEAGARLYRTGDVARWRADGTIDYLGRADFQVKVRGFRIELGEIESTLLGHPQVHAAVVLAREDSPGDKRLVAYLVPHDGQSLDTNELRSFLKLHLPEYMVPSAFLVLDSLPLNTNGKVDRKALPAPLAASSSSHVAPRTPAEEQLAALFSQVLRVERVGVLDDFFALGGHSLLATQLVSRVRASFNVELPLRSLFEAPTVAALAERILALTPALRVPPPLTRTSHEGLLPLSFA